A genomic segment from Thermoplasmataceae archaeon encodes:
- a CDS encoding MFS transporter → MDRIPAFFYRFLASRMLVSVQMNAFIIFFLWLIVEDYNSVFLAGMTSVVYLAVEIVASIPIGHLIDRVNSTVISAVSSVIAAVGPALLFFGYSLPIIYAATAFITLGLTMKGDSFSATIKKHLSEDQFIAGNSRNQAASFASTLTGTVLGGAAIIFFSGYMSYVLLAISLASIGSSMPIKEKREKPSGGVIKEMAGAIGFYRKILGFVIIAFIINGLFESLDVYSSGLFHIVLKTSPIYYTLFIASISIGGIIGAVPASRMKQRRNSAVIISLMVFLYAPLFLILSINRNPIIDVIDALTIGIFLSLINVPLQSKLMKIIPRNIYGKIMAFLRIFISGSTPVMAVIFSSVSLLDPVNVILFYIGILLFPITILAFAVLPGFMRLETSDSLESVVA, encoded by the coding sequence ATGGACAGGATTCCTGCCTTTTTTTACAGATTTCTGGCTTCAAGGATGCTAGTGAGCGTACAGATGAACGCTTTTATTATCTTTTTCCTGTGGCTGATAGTTGAGGACTATAATTCTGTATTCCTTGCGGGAATGACTTCCGTTGTTTACCTTGCAGTGGAAATAGTCGCGTCGATACCTATCGGACATCTTATTGATCGGGTAAACAGCACCGTTATCAGTGCAGTCTCATCTGTTATTGCAGCTGTTGGTCCGGCGCTTCTTTTTTTCGGTTACTCCTTGCCAATAATATACGCCGCCACGGCCTTCATTACTCTTGGCCTGACCATGAAGGGTGACAGTTTTTCGGCTACCATAAAGAAGCACTTATCCGAGGACCAGTTCATTGCCGGCAACTCTAGGAATCAGGCGGCAAGCTTTGCGTCCACTCTCACTGGCACTGTGTTGGGTGGTGCCGCAATAATATTCTTCAGCGGATACATGTCTTACGTTCTGCTGGCCATCAGCCTCGCTTCAATAGGATCTTCCATGCCAATTAAAGAGAAGAGAGAGAAACCCTCAGGGGGTGTTATTAAGGAAATGGCTGGCGCAATAGGGTTTTACAGGAAAATACTTGGCTTTGTTATTATAGCTTTCATTATAAATGGACTTTTTGAATCACTGGACGTTTATTCCTCCGGGTTGTTTCATATTGTTCTGAAAACAAGTCCAATATATTATACGCTGTTCATAGCTTCGATATCTATTGGCGGCATCATCGGGGCTGTACCAGCCAGCCGTATGAAGCAAAGGCGTAACAGCGCCGTAATCATCTCCTTGATGGTTTTTCTTTATGCTCCTCTGTTCTTAATTTTGAGCATTAACCGGAACCCCATAATAGATGTGATAGACGCGTTAACCATTGGAATATTTCTCTCCCTCATTAACGTCCCGCTACAGAGCAAGCTCATGAAGATAATTCCAAGAAATATCTATGGGAAGATAATGGCATTTCTTAGGATATTCATCTCTGGATCAACCCCTGTGATGGCTGTAATTTTCTCTTCGGTTTCACTCCTTGACCCCGTAAATGTGATCCTCTTTTATATTGGAATTTTACTGTTCCCAATTACTATTCTTGCGTTCGCCGTGCTGC